Genomic window (Lewinellaceae bacterium):
CACAATACCGCAATACCATAAAACCGAAGTTGGGGACTACATATCGAAGACCGGCTAAGCAGTTAGAGCATGGCGCGGCAGGATTAACCCTATTGTTATACGGGTGCGATTCCCATTTGTACCCGTGTAGCAGATAGCTTGGGGAAATGCCCCTAAAATTCAGGAAAACACGGTTTCACAGTCTCCTTGCTCCACTGTTATGGAGCCTACGGCCTCAACAATGGAACCGGGAAACCATGTAACAGTACTTCGAGGGAATAATTCCGGGTGTTTTCATGCCCAGAAACATAAGGGGGTACAAACTAGAATCGCACCCTGTTATACATGGACACTCTCCATCGGAATTTTCCCTCAAAACCTTTATATTTGAAAGAAAACAACCATGCCTTCTCCTTTCCCCGGAATGGATCCTTATCTGGAAGGCCACCTTTGGCCGGATGTCCACAACAGCCTGGCGTATTTGATCAGCGTGCAGTTGACGCCTCGGCTGGGGGAGTCCTACATCGTGCATCTCAATAATTATACGGTGGAAGATACTTCGCCGGAAGAGGATGTAGGAATTATGTACCCCGATGTGGAAATATTCCGAAAAGCAGATAAACTGAAGGAACCCGCTGAAGCTTATGGAAGCGGCGCCACGACTCCGGAAACCATGGTGTTGCCGGCAATCAAACCTGTAGATGTGCGGATTCCGGTCGTGGAGATCAAAGACCGTAAAAGCAACAAACTCATCACCGCCATCGAAATCCTCTCGCCTGTGAACAAACGCCGGCCGGGGCTGCAGCCCTACCGGGAGAAGCGGCTTCGCCTGCACCATGCCGGCGTTCACCTCATCGAGATCGACCTGCTGCGGCGGGGAGAGCGGCCTCTGGCGCATCCCTATCTGCCCAAATCGCATTACCTGACCACCCTCGTTCGGGCGGATCAGGGGCAAACCCAGGTTTGGGCCGTGGATGTGAAAGAACCCCTGCCGGTTATTCCCGTCCCGCTGAAAGCGCCGGATAAGGATACTTTTCTCGATTTAAACCAGGCCCTTAAGGAATTGTATGAGCAGCGCGCATTGGACAAGTCGATCGATTATAGCGAAGCGCCGCCTTCGCCGGCTTTTTCAGAGGAGGAGTTGGAGTGGATGAGGGGGTTGGGCGTTTTTCTGAAGTGAGTGCAGGTGTTTTGTGTAAAAATGCTGTTTTAAAACAGCATTTTTTGTCAATTTTGCTGAATTAATTCAGCAAAATTGACAGAATACCATCTGGCTGTTTGGTTTTTTGTATTGAAAAGAACCCGGCAAGCATATTGCATCTTTGCAAAATAGATGATATATTTACGCTGCTGCGCTTTAGAGTAACCAACCTAAGTTAAATCAGCTTCGCTAAGAGATTTGTTGCCCCTGGGAGGTGCTGCCCAATGCTAATTCGGGCTGGCCCTTTCCAAAAGCGATCCCTTTGGGCAGGGCAGCTTATTTTCAAATCAGTGGAGCGTTGTCCATGTATCTTTAACTCAAAACCCTCCAACATGAAAGACCCAAAACTCACCCCTAAAGACGAACAGCGCATAGAAAACGAACTCAAAGCGCTCAACCTGGAAATCAACCACGGCGCCACCCACTTTTTTGCGGCCGATGACGCGCCGCCCGAACTCGTCAGCCAATTCCTGGACAATATCGCTAAGTTCGAAGAGGCCCACGCCAAAGGAGAGCGCGTGCCCATCCGGCAATTTGCAGAGATCGGGCACCTGCCGGCTGCCGCAGAGCTCGACGAAAGGGAACTGGAACCCCAAATCGAGGCGCTGCTGGAGCAGCTCGAAGCCAAAGGCATTGCGATAGACCGCCCGGAACACCTCAGCCCCCGGGGTTACTACCACTTCCTAAGCGAAGTGTTTCTGGAAGAGGAAATCCCCAACCACTCCGTGCCGGGTTTGATCCACGGCTTCCTCTACGATGAGCTGCGGCACGACAGTCCGGACTTCATCCGCGACCACGTGGAAGAAACACTGCTCGACCTGCTCAACCTCGGGGGCGATTTCCAGGGGGAGTGGCTCAGCGAACATTGCCGCAACCAGACGGATGCCATCACTAAGGCAGAAGCGCTGGAGAGCATCCGCATTTTCCGCTCTAAATACGAGTCGATCACGCCCATTGCTTTCCAGGCGCAGGAGGTCAAACCAACCCACGACGCCATGTATCTGTTCTTCGGCGTCGCCTGGGAAGGCCGTCCGCTGAAGGGCGGAGCGCCCGAACGCTACGAAGGCATGGGCATCAGCCAGGTGGATTGGGAAGACGGGGAATGGCGGGTGCAGGGGTTGAAGATTCCGGGGTTTGAATTCTAGTAATATGTCGTGCTGATTTTGAAATATATGCCCTATTTCAAAAGATAAAAGATGCTATGGATGCTTATCCAATAGCTGTTCCAGCTATTGGACGATACTGCGCCCTTCGGGTGGCAGATGCTACTGTGCCTGGCATCCGGCCGGCCGAGGGCGAGCTATAGGGCCGTCTCGCTGATCCGGCGGCGCCTATAGCAGCAATGGCCCAAAGGGCCCAGCATCGTCCCGACTCTGGCAGAGAGTTGGGACAAGCATCCCTGCCTACCTGCCGGTAAGGCAGGCAGGAACTTAGCATCTTTTCAAATACATTGCAAACTTACAACCCCGCCTCCTCCCACCTCTTTATCAATGCCCCCCGCCGGGCATACTGCTGCCTGAGCTCCTCCATTTTAGCCTGGAAAGCGGCTTCTTTCCCCTGAAAGGCCGCGAGGGCTTTGAGATCCTTCAGCGATTCGGTAGCCAGGTCGTATGACGTACCGGTTTTGCGTTCAATATTGTAGACAACACCTTTCCACAGGTCTGCTTCCTGCCCCGCCAGTTCTTTCATCCTTTTGACATGGGAGGCCTGCGCCTCGGCTTTTTCCCGGGCTTTCCGTTCCTGCTCTTTTTCAACGCTCAGTTTGCGGAGCTCGGCCGGGGAGAGTTCTGGCTGAGCAGGGCCTGCCTGCCTGGGAGACAACTTTTCCAGCCGCTTTTTCAGGAGCAGTTCAAGCCTGGGTTCTCCCCTCAGCAACCGGGAGAGCCACTCGCTGCGCTCTTTTTCCGGAAGCAGCAGTAACAGCTTTTCATAATCCACCTCGCTCGCCCGGCTGGCCGGGCTGGCCGACTGTGCGGCGGCCACGAGGTCCTCATCAATTTCAAAGAAATCAATGAAAGCCTTCAGCGCGGCGGTCAGATGCCTGAGGTTGGGCGGCACGGGCGGAACATCGCTCTCTGAAGGACCTTCTTCTTCGGAAAGTTGAGAAAAATGCGCCCAGGCCAGATAGAGGGCGCGGTAGTCACCATTGAGGATGTTATCGCGCAAGGGAGCGAGATCATCGAGTTCGTAATCCTCCTCTTCCATCCAGCCGCCGCCTTCCTCGTCACTG
Coding sequences:
- a CDS encoding DUF4058 family protein, with translation MPSPFPGMDPYLEGHLWPDVHNSLAYLISVQLTPRLGESYIVHLNNYTVEDTSPEEDVGIMYPDVEIFRKADKLKEPAEAYGSGATTPETMVLPAIKPVDVRIPVVEIKDRKSNKLITAIEILSPVNKRRPGLQPYREKRLRLHHAGVHLIEIDLLRRGERPLAHPYLPKSHYLTTLVRADQGQTQVWAVDVKEPLPVIPVPLKAPDKDTFLDLNQALKELYEQRALDKSIDYSEAPPSPAFSEEELEWMRGLGVFLK